Proteins from one Desulfotomaculum sp. genomic window:
- a CDS encoding Txe/YoeB family addiction module toxin, with translation MKLARSLEFDPAAFEDLSWWVENDRKKALRIIKLIKEVQRNPFEGMGQPERLKHELSGCWSRRIDQEHRLVYEVLETKIRILACRYHY, from the coding sequence ATGAAGCTTGCAAGAAGCTTGGAGTTTGACCCTGCTGCATTTGAGGATCTGTCTTGGTGGGTTGAGAACGATCGCAAGAAGGCTCTAAGGATTATCAAGTTGATCAAGGAAGTTCAACGCAATCCATTTGAAGGGATGGGGCAGCCTGAAAGGCTAAAACATGAACTGTCTGGTTGTTGGTCTAGGCGTATTGACCAAGAACATCGGCTTGTCTATGAAGTTTTAGAAACAAAAATCAGAATTTTAGCTTGCAGGTATCATTACTAA
- a CDS encoding prevent-host-death protein — MSKSAIRYIADENGNLTDVVVPIDLWREIESERETTYLLKSETMKQRLLEAKKRQEGIPFDEACKKLGV, encoded by the coding sequence ATGAGCAAATCAGCCATCAGATACATTGCAGATGAAAATGGTAATCTTACAGATGTAGTCGTCCCTATTGATCTTTGGCGTGAGATTGAATCAGAAAGAGAGACAACATATCTTTTAAAAAGTGAAACTATGAAACAACGCCTTTTGGAGGCCAAAAAACGTCAAGAAGGAATTCCTTTTGATGAAGCTTGCAAGAAGCTTGGAGTTTGA